The Paenibacillus wynnii DNA window GATTATTCCCAATCTTGAAGAACCCTATGTGAAGTTGCTTGATGAATGGGCCGTTGTCTTCGGAGCAACCGAAGAGGCTGCCCGGTCAATGCTAAATGCTGCACTTACCCCCTCCATGCCCAACTCAGAGATGACAGAGGCCAAAATAGAACATTTACTGCACATATCCTGCAACCAATCACACGAATTCATAAGACAATTGTACGCCGTCATGGAGGCCAGTGCTGCAGTCAAAGAAATACCGCTGGCTGTAACAGTCCTCCTGCATATCATACGTGAATCTGAGTATTTCATCGGTGTTCTGGAAGGGCTCGCCTCCCCGGGTCTCCTGGGCCGTGAAATGCAAGGAAACGCCGCGGCTGATAACAGAGAAACCGAAGCCGGAATACCCTCCGCTGTTACTCTTTCAGAAGTCCACACCCAGGAATCTGTACCGATTGGGGGCCACCGCCTACCTCCGCTCCCTTATCCCTATAACGCATTAGAGCCCTATATTGATGAAAAGACCATGAGAATTCATCATGATAAGCATCATCAGAGTTACGTTGATGGATTGAACAAAGCTGAGGTAGAGCTGGCAGAGGCGCGCAAGACTGATAATTATGATCTCGTCAAGCACTGGGAACGGGAGCTGGCCTTCCATGGTG harbors:
- a CDS encoding Fe-Mn family superoxide dismutase; translated protein: MLYVYGPLMPIRVLEEIVFWKTQETEHTAVIKAIIPNLEEPYVKLLDEWAVVFGATEEAARSMLNAALTPSMPNSEMTEAKIEHLLHISCNQSHEFIRQLYAVMEASAAVKEIPLAVTVLLHIIRESEYFIGVLEGLASPGLLGREMQGNAAADNRETEAGIPSAVTLSEVHTQESVPIGGHRLPPLPYPYNALEPYIDEKTMRIHHDKHHQSYVDGLNKAEVELAEARKTDNYDLVKHWERELAFHGAGHYLHTIFWNILSPLGGGRPTGSLLEALDSSFGSYDRFKQQFSEAANKVEGGGWAILVWSPRSGRLEILTAEKHQNLSQWDVVPLLTLDVWEHAYYLKHQNNRANYIKDWWKVVNWPYVSKRYTQASRLMWEPF